One Natator depressus isolate rNatDep1 chromosome 6, rNatDep2.hap1, whole genome shotgun sequence DNA window includes the following coding sequences:
- the LOC141989754 gene encoding uncharacterized protein LOC141989754, which produces MMESQNRKRAPAWTEREVRDLIAVWGEESVLSELRSSFRNAKTFVKISQGMKDRGHNRDPKQCRVKLKELRQAYQKTGEANSRSRSEPQTCRFYDELHAILGGSATSTPVVLFDSFNGDGGNTEAGFGDEEDDDDDEVVDSSQQASGETGFPDSQELFLTLDLEPVPPKPTQGCFLDPAGGERTSAACVSMITGSSPSQRLVKIRKKKNALVMKCSLSSCCPPTLTEHRRMRGGK; this is translated from the exons atgatggagtcccagaatcgcaaaagagctccagcatggactgaacgggaggtacgggatctgatcgctgtatggggagaggaatccgtgctatcagaactccgttccagttttcgaaatgccaaaacctttgtcaaaatctcccagggcatgaaggacagaggccataacagagacccgaagcagtgccgcgtgaaacttaaggagctgaggcaagcctaccagaaaaccggagaggcgaacagccgctccaggtcagagccccaaacatgccgcttctatgatgagctgcatgccattttagggggttcagccaccagtACCCCAgtcgtgttgtttgactccttcaatggagatggaggcaacacggaagcaggttttggggacgaagaagatgatgatgatgatgaggttgtagatagctcacagcaagcaagtggagaaactggttttcccgacagccaggaactgtttctcaccctggacctggagccagtaccccccaaacccacccaaggctgcttcctggacccggcaggcggagaaaggacctccg ctgcatgtgtttcaatgatcacaggatcttctccttcccagaggctagtgaagattagaaagaaaaaaaacgcactcgtgatgaaatgttctctgagctcatgctgtcctcccacactgacagagcacagacgaatgcgtggaggcaaataa